A stretch of DNA from Gimesia chilikensis:
CTAAACCAGCAGACGCGGAATGTACGCCATGCGGAGCTCCCGGGAGGCTCACTGACACTGTATTAAATCGGTAGCCAACCCGTTCAAAACTACGTTAAGCATCAATAGGTTAGCTGACTTATCTGCATCAAGTTCCATAAAATTAATGGGAAAAAGAAGTCGCTATTTGCGTTTGTTTTCCGGCTGGTTTAAAATAAACTGTTCATCGGTATCTTTTATGCTGCACGCGGTCGATTGGGAATTGACTTCTGCATTGCGCAGGTGGAAGATATCAGGATAGAAAAGCGTACTGGAGACCAGGCAACAACCCTTTTCGAGTTACAGAATCCCGTCAAACTGCATCGGGCTGGGATCATGTTCAACATTTACAGGGAGTGATCGATGCGCGAACTCGTTTCAGATTCCAAACATTCATCCCGCAAGGGGTTTACGCTGATTGAGCTGCTCGTCGTGATGGCAATCATTGCGATCCTGGCTGCCATGCTGCTGCCTGCGATTCAACGGGCCCGCGAGGCGGCACGTCGTACACAGTGCATCAACAATCTGAAACAGGTCGCCCTGGCCACAATGAACTATGAAAGTTCGTTTCGCTCGTTCCCTTCCGGCTGGATTGAAGCGATGCCCGTCGATTCGAATGGAAATCAGCTGCCTGGTCCAGCAAATGCCAATGTGGCTTTCGCCGAAAATGTGGTAATTCCAGTCGATACTCATACTACGGATTCCAACGGTAATAAAGTGCCCGTGACCCAGTGGAGCCTGACCGAATGGGAGCTCTCCCCCTGGTGGGGCTGGCAGGCTCTGATCCTGTCCGATATGAATGCTACGACAGTGAATATCGATTATAATCTTGGCAAATTCGAACAAGACAGCAAAGTGGCGAGCACGGTTCCCATTGAAAGTTACATCTGTCCCAGTGCTTCCCTCCCCTCGAATCGTCCCCGGGACCTGGGGTATTGCAACTATCGTGGTGTCGGTGGACTGCTGACCGGCTATTCTACGGTCGATCCCTTTAGTGCCCAGTTTCGGGGTGGTGTTTTCGGTCCGAATAGCGCGACCAAAGTACGCGATATGCAGGATGGCGAATCCAATACGCTGCTCTTCGGCGAAGCGGCCTTTGGCTTCTGGGCGGACAGCCATAGCTCCGTCTCGGGAGCCGTCTTCGACCCCAACGCCGATCCCAGTACCAATCCGCCCATTTTCCACGAAGGGACCAACTTTGACGGTCCACCCCATATGAGCCAGACAATCCACCTCACCTTTGGATCGTGGCATGATGACGTCGTTCACTTCGCACTCGCTGATGGCTCTGCCCGCGGGATGGCGAAAAATATCGATGCCCGGGTGTTCCTGGCGCTCTGTACCC
This window harbors:
- a CDS encoding DUF1559 domain-containing protein, with the translated sequence MRELVSDSKHSSRKGFTLIELLVVMAIIAILAAMLLPAIQRAREAARRTQCINNLKQVALATMNYESSFRSFPSGWIEAMPVDSNGNQLPGPANANVAFAENVVIPVDTHTTDSNGNKVPVTQWSLTEWELSPWWGWQALILSDMNATTVNIDYNLGKFEQDSKVASTVPIESYICPSASLPSNRPRDLGYCNYRGVGGLLTGYSTVDPFSAQFRGGVFGPNSATKVRDMQDGESNTLLFGEAAFGFWADSHSSVSGAVFDPNADPSTNPPIFHEGTNFDGPPHMSQTIHLTFGSWHDDVVHFALADGSARGMAKNIDARVFLALCTRNGNERVTAEW